The following are encoded together in the Bdellovibrionales bacterium genome:
- a CDS encoding transposase — protein sequence MNRECGRKGKLHGNPVVATDKLTDDTVHAQRGQTAMEDARILPDFKGWVMHDHWKPYFGYVDCSHALCNAHPLRELQFIEKHYGQRWAAMMAGLLLEIKQAVAITQDQGTPALPAEALARFERRYDQIVNAGYLVNPRPPPNPGEHRKERSPCPNTAAQSAGSAAGF from the coding sequence ATGAATCGGGAATGCGGGCGAAAAGGGAAACTCCATGGAAACCCTGTCGTGGCTACGGATAAGCTAACGGATGACACGGTTCATGCGCAGCGGGGCCAAACCGCCATGGAGGATGCGCGGATTCTGCCGGATTTTAAGGGATGGGTGATGCACGATCATTGGAAACCCTACTTTGGTTATGTCGATTGCAGCCATGCTCTTTGCAATGCGCATCCTCTTCGGGAATTGCAGTTTATCGAAAAACACTATGGACAACGATGGGCCGCGATGATGGCGGGTCTCCTCCTGGAGATCAAACAAGCGGTCGCAATAACCCAAGACCAGGGAACCCCGGCGTTGCCCGCTGAAGCGTTGGCGCGGTTTGAACGGCGCTATGATCAAATCGTCAATGCGGGGTATCTCGTGAATCCGCGTCCACCGCCCAATCCAGGGGAACATCGAAAAGAGAGGTCACCCTGCCCAAACACCGCCGCTCAATCTGCTGGATCGGCTGCAGGATTTTAA
- a CDS encoding transposase, which yields MRVHRPIQGNIEKRGHPAQTPPLNLLDRLQDFKPQTLAFMTDFRVPFDNNQAERDVRIGLRSNKRSQAGFRTLDGAKDFARIRGYLSTARKNAVNVFTAIQDAFCGKPFIPAYASQ from the coding sequence ATCCGCGTCCACCGCCCAATCCAGGGGAACATCGAAAAGAGAGGTCACCCTGCCCAAACACCGCCGCTCAATCTGCTGGATCGGCTGCAGGATTTTAAGCCGCAAACCTTGGCGTTCATGACGGACTTCCGCGTCCCGTTTGATAATAACCAAGCGGAACGGGATGTACGTATAGGGTTAAGGTCAAACAAAAGGTCTCAGGCAGGGTTCAGGACGCTAGATGGCGCAAAAGACTTTGCGCGGATTCGGGGGTATCTCTCAACGGCTCGCAAGAATGCGGTGAATGTGTTTACAGCGATCCAGGATGCGTTCTGCGGTAAACCCTTTATCCCAGCCTATGCTTCTCAATAA